The Pocillopora verrucosa isolate sample1 chromosome 9, ASM3666991v2, whole genome shotgun sequence genome includes the window ACAATCGCTAGCATTATATGATAATGTGTTTGAGGAAACTAAAGATGGGCAGCTCCGGGGCGTTTTGGAACGAGGCTTAAATTATTACTCGGGTTCTTTGGAAGGTTTTTAGCTCTACTAATAGACTGTTTAGAAACCCATCGGTTTTTACGTGTAACTCAGTCAAGAAAAAAGCCAGTTACAATACAGGATAATCCTCTATTTGCTTCGCACTTGGTGAATCGCATCAAATAGGTCATCATTCCAAAGCAGGTAAGGGAAGCAGAGATTTCTCATTCCGTTCTATCGCTACTTCTTCCTTTTAAGGCTTTAAGACATGAGACCTTATAACCTTTGTTATAAAATGATGATAGGTCTGGATAGCAGCAGATATGGCACGCATTTAAGAAAATATGcgacatttttaaaaaacatgtttcgaaagttcttctgtcatcttcgGTTCTGATTTAAAGTACAAGGTTGAATTTAAAGAGCATAACAAAATGCTTCtaggacaaaacaaacaatagagaCAAAACAGTGTATGTAATTACATAaacatgtctttaaaaaatgtcgaatattttcttcaaatgatAAGCAAATATTTCATCAGACGACTTCTGATTTTAAACGCACCTTGACTAATACTGAAAGCAGTGGCAAATAGCAAGAAACATTTGGAGTTGTTCATAAACTGAAGATATCCCGGTCTGAAATTTCTCCATCCATATCTTAGGAGTAGaggcttcttttttgtttccatcTTTCTATAACTGCcgcctaaaattaaaaaatcgaACTTAAGAACATTGACATTGACATTCAAACAACAGAAAGTGCCATGTACATTGAATTTTAGACTtacattcttttaaatttcccttttttttttatcattctcttTGTAAATATTGACTTTTAGATTACAAGTATTTGTATATTTATAAGTAAGTATTTGAAAGATTTCATTCTAAATAgttgctttttattttgataattttaccCGTGAACTCTTATTTTGCTTTAGCTATGCAAGTTCTTCGGAGTTAATATACGTTTTTATAcataaagcattttttttcgttctatATCCATAACCTAAATTGTTGttattcttcattttcctttctagcttattttttttgttttcctattttgtCGAGCCAATCAGTTTGTTGCCTTCTTTGAGTTGAGGGTTTTGTTACATGGTGAGGTGAAGCTCCTACAAACTATGAATTTGGTAGACATCCGTCACAAAGTCAAAAGGATAGTTAGAATTTTCTCCAGTTCttatattttatgttttaaCTTGGCtgatcagaaaataaagatgGTTAGCGTACATCGCTCGGAATTTTACTGAGATTCTATCATCTAGCATTCATTATTTTCCAGTGAGCCTGCTTGAAGAAACCATATCATTCCATATGACCAGTAAAACAATCCGAGTCACCTTTGTCGATGCGTGATGTTACTTTATGCTTACTTACTATGACGCCTTACACAGTGGTACTTGTCGAGGCAAATCTAGTGATTGAGTGCAGGCCGTAGAAACGATCAATAAATAATTCGCCTTCCATCTTCAGATCTCCATATTTACAATGCATCCTAATTTGTGGATGAAGGAAGTTCCCTTTTTTCATTTGCGGAATTTCGCgcgaattaaatttttttggctttacCTTTCGCCGCAGCTCCGGTGATCTTCCCCAAAGGACAAACTGTCAAGTCCTAAAGATCTCAGCGTAACTATCCAGTGAGTGCATCATATCTTCCACTGAGTTACAATTGTTAAATTACTATTAACATTATTGCTTCTTGTTTACCTGGATATCCTTAGAGTTGAGAGATTCTAAACGCGGAGGGTGATCAGAAGAGAGCCAGTATCACGTAATACACCTTTGATATCAGCTGAACTCACACGAACGGCACCGCCAGGTTCGGGTAACAAATGCGGTGTCCATTTCACTCTGATCATCATGTAAATTCTCCCGAAGTTTTTTCTGCCCTGACAAACAGACTGGTTATGAGGATCAATAATTTCATCAAAAAGGTTTAACTTCTTTAGtatcttgatttaacatcaGTCTTATGACGTCACAAAAAGAGATGCAGCTGTCATCCGTTGCGAGCCAGGCTTTCAGATCTTAGTAGCGAAATGGGTTCGTGTTAACAGCCAAAGTCGGATTTGATGATTGACAATGACAAGTGTCACCGGAAGATCATGGAATAACATGGGCCAACAGATAtcaattacaaaacaaaaacttaggAATAAAGTAGTAGGTCGACTCGAATGAGTTTACTATGCACTTTCAGCCAAGTTTTCACAAAAGCGTGACACATGAGCTGGCCCTGAGAGCCAGCAATTGAAATCAGGTTTGCATAGTTACTTATTGTatgcttttcatttttttggctATTCAATGTGcgattttcactttttctagCAAAAAAGTTCGAGTGTGGAGAGGACGTGAATGCATAGGATGCTTACCGATTTAGCACTGTTTGTTGGCCACACAAAACAGCAGATATATCTCGAGTGGTTACAGTTTCATTTCAGATGAACATAATCTGGCAAATAATTAAAAGGCTCGCCGTACTAAGGGCCGGTGATATAACAGGTCCCCTGCAGTTCGATCGTAAATCGAGCATCtttccttagaaaaaaattccgGTCATGTACTTGAAGTGACCTATGGCGCTGCTCTTCCATATGTATGAGCAGGCTCGTATTCATGCGACGAGAAGAGCCTGCAACTGGattatcacccctgaaaaaGACTTTAAggccacgagaataaaggaaatgatcaccgactaaagaagctcttgactgttaaacaaattctccttgttagcacctaaggaaatgtgtagagaacagtatggagaatatgcatactgatgttagagtgtaaagcATTAACTAGGAGGGTCAGTGTTTGAAGGCTTTTGGCAGTACAtcccccacccacccacccacacGTCTTAATTACCCACTGGAGTGCTAACGACGCAAACCGTTACAGTTGACTGGGAAAAATTTGCGAGTGGGCACGTCAGTCCAAATCATATAGTGACAAGTTAATTATACATAATTACCGTTTATGTGCATCTTAAtgtatcttattttttttcatttacggGTGGATTCATACATGACGAGTTATTCGGTCTGGCTTCATCTGGCGAGGGGTTTAAGAAATAATCATTCGCATGGGAATATGATTTAATAATGTCAGGTTATATGAATTCAACTCGCCGAAGAAGTCTACCCTTAATTTCCGCAAGGCCATCAGAGAATCAAAGAGGACAACGACCATATTTGAAAAGTCATATTTTCAACGCAGATCCGCCTGTGTCTACATTTGGGAGTGTTGTGTATGATAGTGATTACAACATGAGCTCTTACAGGAAACCCACTGCTAATTTCCAAATCGGAAAGGAAGATTCAGATCACCTCAACAGCAAACATTCATCAGACGAGGATGAAACTCTATTTTATTTGCCTGACGATACGAAGCGAGACCAAGTGGAGGCACTGAAGATgaagtttcatcaaaaaaacAACGCCAACGAAAACTTGCCAAGGTTTGAAGCTCAGGCATCATATCTCGCTCAAGACGACAACAAAGGGAACAGAAAAACTCTTTTGAACCGTAGGCGACAGCACAGTGCTCCAGAAGGAGCTGAAAAGGTAACACCTGAAGCGGGTTTCTACAAGGAAGACAAAGGCGATGACGATGTAAAACTAGACTTGGAAATCTCGGACCGCTTTGAAGGCATCATGAAAGTAAATACAGAATTCCTTCAGTTACCGAGTATTAAAAAGGAAGAGGCGAATTCTAGTCACACTTTAGCTGTATCAGGCAGTGAATCCGAGACTAACATTGATTTCGTTAGTTTCGTCGATGAATCAAGAATGGGAGACCATCGCGCACAGCAAACACTTTCTGTTGGATCACAAGAAATATCACTCGAAAGGGACCTGACATCCAAAGTCAAAAAGTTTCTCCAAGAGCCTCAGCCTTTGGCCAGCACACAAAGTCTTCGAGTGAAGAAAATCCCCGATTTTAAGctgcaaagaaaagtaaatgGGAATGTTTACACTAGCGGTGCTGTGGAGCAGCTCAGAGGAGTGCCTATTAATACTGACACATGCCCACTCATGAGCCACTTTTCAAAGGACAGAAAATGGTATTATcaagacaaaagaagaaaatgtcGCTATCTCAGAGTTCCAGAATCTCCTACTCCTCCTATTTCATATGTATTTGCAAAAGACGAACTAGCTGACTCGGTTTACGAGTAACATGGAAGTTCCTATATTTATTATCAAGTGTCAAAAACTTGACCATTTTGCCGCGGAATCTACGCCTCAGTGAGAATTGGCGACGCTAAAGCGGCCTGATTGGTCGCTAACGCTAGCGAAAATCACTTACACACGGGAAgtcattctctttttttttttttttttttttcgctccgAGGCTAATAGCGTTCATGGTATTTATATCTCATCGAGTGTGTTTGTAACTCAAGAATGTTGTGTGGTAGAATACAATTGTTTTTCAAGTAAGCTATCAACTAAGTTCAGGAGAATATAATCTCTTGCTATGTCATGGTTATTGCGAAACATTCTATGCTCGTGGAAATGTCACACTAGATAATTAGAACAACGTTCATGTTGGTAATGCATGATGCACAAGAGCTACCAAGAGATACTTAAATTCCAAAGTCGCGTCTTAGTCTAATCCTGTTTGActtactaaattaaaaaaataaataaatcagctcaatttaaattaatattGAGGTAGCTCACGAGCAATGACGGCGTCTTTCATGTATATTCATTCATTATTGAATCGACTTTCGTTTGCGAACTTTACGGAAACACTGAacatcaatatcaatatcaatattTAAATTGCCGTTTCAGCGCTGAGTTCCGCTTTGCCATCTTATGCATCAATGACTTTATTTGTTATggtaaacaagaaataattaaaagtagCACATTGGACGACTTTCTTTTTTAATCCAAGGGTCAAATGTTATCATAGAATAAGATGGAAAATTGCTTTTGATCTACAGACACTTGTATGCGTTGTTGTTTCAGTAAATGTTTACCATTTGAAGACAAACAGTCGAAGTTATCTTTGGTGTAAACGCGGGAGCCCGAATATAACTTAAAGGCCCGATAGCGTGACTTTGGTGGCGTTTAGCGGTCAATCAACCCAGCCGTCATTTCCTCTGTGTTATTTTGGTAAATAAGGTCACATGGTTCATATGACGCTTTTAATTCTAATTTAACAATTGGTCTTGACAAGTAACACAGTGAACTGCTTTGTTTTCATATCGTATGGAGAAAGAGAGGCATCGTCGGAAAGTTTCAACAGGCCAAATAGGGTTAAAAAGAACTACTGCCGCAGTGTTAACTACTTTAAAATGTGAACCAAGGCCGAATGATTTTCTGTCCGTTGACCATTTTAGCGCTCAGGATAATGGTGTTATCGGAAAGAATATCAACGAGCACAAAGCTAGAGACAGATCGAAAGTGGACCATAAAGAAGATATAGTCGCTAACAGTTCTGAAGATTTAAAAGATGGGACAGTCGCCAAAAGATCGATCCAAGCACGGTCTTTACCACGAACCCTCTTCGTCAAAAGATCAGATCAGAGTCCCTGCTATGATATTGGAGTGAGCGTCACAAGGCATCGTTTGCCTCAGGAAATCAACACAACAAAGCAGAGTCAATTTATAAACAATTCAGCATCGATCTCTGGAAG containing:
- the LOC136283450 gene encoding uncharacterized protein codes for the protein MSGYMNSTRRRSLPLISARPSENQRGQRPYLKSHIFNADPPVSTFGSVVYDSDYNMSSYRKPTANFQIGKEDSDHLNSKHSSDEDETLFYLPDDTKRDQVEALKMKFHQKNNANENLPRFEAQASYLAQDDNKGNRKTLLNRRRQHSAPEGAEKVTPEAGFYKEDKGDDDVKLDLEISDRFEGIMKVNTEFLQLPSIKKEEANSSHTLAVSGSESETNIDFVSFVDESRMGDHRAQQTLSVGSQEISLERDLTSKVKKFLQEPQPLASTQSLRVKKIPDFKLQRKVNGNVYTSGAVEQLRGVPINTDTCPLMSHFSKDRKWYYQDKRRKCRYLRVPESPTPPISYVFAKDELADSVYE